Within the Solibacillus silvestris genome, the region TGATCGACGGTATTGGCCGTTTCCGGTTCAAATGGTAAAAAATCATTGAGCAGTGCAGCGATTTGCACAGCATATTTCTTTTCATAGGGATAAATATTCATCGGTGGACCTCTGCTTTCTCATGTTCGAATTTTACTATTTTAACATAATGGAGAACGCTTTGTTATAACAATGAATGTTTCGACATGCTTGATTAATTTAGAGCAAAAAAAATCACTTAAAGTAAGCTGTTTTTATTTATTTTGTTAATGGCATCGAGTTCACTCTTAATGGGTAATTTTAATAATTGTTAAAAGGGAACATTTGTTCTATAATGTAGTTATGAGTGAGGTGTGATTAATGAAAGATCAATTAACAAAAGCAATGCGGCAACATCAGATTTTGGATATTATGTATATGGCCAAAGACCGGAAAATAACGAAACGGCGAATTAAATTAATAAAAATCTCTGGTGACTATGCGCAAGCCTATTGTTTTACACGACATGCAAAACGAAATTTTATTATAGATAATATTTTAGCGGTACATCCGGTAAATAAAAAAATACGAGGGTTAGAGGCTTAATATCTAGGAGGTATTCTATCGAAAAAGGGAAAATCTTATCTTTTAAGTGATGATTGTGTGTAATATTCTGACTATTTATGGTAGAATAAAGATAGGGAGGTGGTTAAAATTGATGCAGAAAGTTTCTAATAGAATGGAGGCAGAAAAAATCTTTTACACCAACGTGAAAAATAAACCACGATTGGGCAAATTAAAGAGCATGTATCTTATCAGAAAGGAAACCTTAAATAATGAGAAGTCAAAATGAATAAAACCCTCCACTGAATTGGTGGAGGGTTATTTTTTATTTGTGATCGGTTTAAGCAATGGGACCACTTATTTTCAGTTAAAATTATTCTATTGAGGTATTTGTTGTTTTGCGATTGGATAAAAACCATCCAGCTAGTGCAATAGCGATTAACACTCCATAAAAGATCAGTTTCCACTCGAGGGAGTGGGCAAACTCATAAGAAATGACACCAACATCAGGATGACTTAAAGTTAATACTGCAAGCTTGACACCTACCCATCCCACTATTACAAATGCCGCAATTTCGAGTCCTGGTTTGGATTCAAGAAGTTTCACGAAAAAGTTTGCAGCAAACCTCATGATGATTAACCCGATTAATCCGCCTGCAAATATAACGAGGAACTTTCCGCCATCTAAGCCACCAATCTGCGGTAAATTTGTATTTGGAAGTGTCATTGCAAGAGCTACTGCTGCTAATATCGAATCAACCGCAAATGCAATATCTGCCAACTCGACTTTTATAACCGTACCCCAAAATCCAGATTTTTTCTGTTCTTTTTCCTTTTTTGGTCCTTTATTTTTAAAATAGAGTTTCCTGACAATGTGATTTATTGCTATAAATAATAGGTATAGGGCACCAATAGCCTGAACCTGCCATACATCTACTAGAAACGTTATAATAAATAAAGAAGCGAACCGGAAAATGAAAGCACCTGCAAGACCATAAAATAGGGCCTTTCGTCTTTCTTTTTCAGGTAAATGTTTAACCATAATTGCTAAGACTAGGGCATTGTCTGCTGCAAGCAAACCTTCTAAGCCAATTAACAATAATAATACCCAACCATACTCTAGTAATAAAGAGATATCCAATTGCATTCCCCCTAACTTCACTAAATTAATGCTAACAAAAATTATATTCCCATTTACGTAGAGTATAACCTCTTTAAAATTAAATATGTCTCTATCAAAGCTAGTAAATGTCCATTTTATGAATGCTGGAAATATGTTAGTTCACTATAAGGATTTTTAGGGAAAGGAATTTTCATATTTTAAAGGGGAAATAAAAAGGGTTATTATGAATAAAAACGTGGATCATATAATACACACAGGCACATAGCCCATTGGCAGTCAATGAGCTATGTCCAGTTAATAATTCGAAGTGAAGCATTATGTAATCCTTCTTTTATAATGTGGCAATATCCGAATACTTATTAAGCAATTCATCCAATTCCTGACTGCAATTGACGACTTCCGGGTGAGTGAAACCTAAATCCCTTGCTTTTTTGTACATAATTTTTCTTTTTGTCTCAATTCTTAATTTTAGTACCTTTTTTAATAGTAAAAATTTCATCGATAAATTTCCTTTCAATAATAGTTGGTAGGTTTTAAACTTTTGTTAATATAAAATGACAACTGTTTAATCCTATCTTATTTTAAACAAGATAAATGTCGAAACATGCTAAAAATGGAAAATTCAATAATTTGTAAAAAACAAAAAATTAATGTTTAAATAGAAAGCTATATATTTGACTAAACTTAAAAAGTATGAATTTTAAGGAGAGACATCGGGAAGGGTAAAATTCGCAAATCCCAGAAATCCAATTTTTGTACAACTGCTAACAACCTTGATATAATGAGCGTTGTGAATACATATAAACAGAAAGAGGTTATGAAAAATGACAAATGCTTATGATGAATACATGCGTCAGGTAACACAGCCAATGCGTACGGAACTTGAAAGCGCAGGCTTTACACAATTAACAACGGCAGATAGCGTCCATGA harbors:
- a CDS encoding transcriptional regulator; its protein translation is MKDQLTKAMRQHQILDIMYMAKDRKITKRRIKLIKISGDYAQAYCFTRHAKRNFIIDNILAVHPVNKKIRGLEA
- a CDS encoding sporulation protein Spo0E — encoded protein: MKFLLLKKVLKLRIETKRKIMYKKARDLGFTHPEVVNCSQELDELLNKYSDIATL